From Hermetia illucens chromosome 6, iHerIll2.2.curated.20191125, whole genome shotgun sequence, one genomic window encodes:
- the LOC119658772 gene encoding phosrestin-2-like: MVVSFRTYKKCSPNGKVTIYVGKREIVDTVSAVEPIDGLIALDPEYIQSNRKIYAQLICYFRYGREDDETMGLNFYKEFILESNQLYTQGKTDVMLTKWQSCLLEKLGHNAFPFTLKMSPNCPVSVVLQQKASDKSQPLGVQYFIKVFVGDSETDRSHRRSTVNLGIRKVQYAPINQGIQPCTVVRKGFLLSPDELELEMNLDQQIYHPGDKIAVNISIRNKSSRCVRKIQAKVMQTVQFRIFQTGQMRHMINSIETTEGCPVGPGASLQKVIYLQPNLVFTQNRFGVAIEGHLKRRETNLASTTLISTADNKDVFGITVSYSIKVKLFMGCLGGELSAELPFVLMHPKPNRQLISSHEKYEGIAEKNSDYE, encoded by the exons atggtTGTAAGTTTTAGAACATACAAGAAGTGTTCACCTAATGGCAAAGTTACCATATATGTGGGCAAACGAGAGATTGTCGATACAGTAAGCGCTGTGGAACCAATCG ATGGACTTATCGCCCTGGATCCAGAGTACATTCAAAGCAATCGTAAAATTTATGCCCAACTCATTTGCTACTTCCGCTATGGTCGAGAAGATGACGAAACCATGGGGCTGAATTTCTACAAAGAATTTATTTTGGAATCAAATCAACTCTACACCCAAGGGAAAACCGATGTCATGTTGACAAAATGGCAAAGCTGCCTTTTAGAGAAACTAGGGCATAACGCATTTCCCTTCACTTTGAAAATGTCACCAAATTGTCCAGTGTCAGTTGTATTGCAGCAAAAGGCTAGCGACAAAAGCCAGCCTTTGGGAGTTCAATATTTCATTAAG GTGTTTGTAGGCGACTCCGAGACCGATCGTTCTCATCGACGAAGCACCGTTAACCTCGGTATTCGCAAAGTACAATACGCTCCCATAAATCAAGGAATACAGCCATGCACCGTTGTACGCAAAGGTTTCTTACTTTCGCCCGATGAATTAGAGCTTGAAATGAATTTAGACCAACAAATTTACCACCCCGGTGACAAGATTGCAGTGAATATAAGTATTCGAAACAAGTCGTCGAGATGCGTCAGGAAAATTCAAGCCAAAGTCATGCAAACCGTTCAATTTAGGATCTTCCAAACGGGTCAAATGAGACACATGATTAATTCTATAGAAACAACAGAAGGATGTCCTGTTGGACCAGGTGCCAGTTTGCAGAAGGTTATATATCTACAACCAAATCTGGTTTTCACTCAAAATCGCTTCGGAGTGGCAATTGAAGGCCATctgaaaaggcgtgaaaccaaTCTAGCCTCGACTACTTT aaTTTCGACAGCAGATAATAAGGACGTATTTGGGATCACTGTATCTTATTCGATAAAAGTAAAGCTATTCATGGGCTGTTTGGGAGGAGAACTTTCTGCGGAATTACCGTTTGTGTTAATGCATCCGAAG CCAAATCGTCAACTGATTTCGTCCCATGAAAAATACGAAGGAATTGCGGAAAAAAATTCTGATTATGAATAA